The following nucleotide sequence is from Myxococcus stipitatus.
CACGAAGGGATTGTCCGCCGGCACCGTGCCGTCCGGGTTGATGCGGACCGTCTTGCCGAAGTGGCTGCTGAGCTGGCGGGCCTGGACGCGCCCCGGGAGGATGGAGCGCTCGCCGAGCGTGACGAAGAGCGTCCCGTCGGGGTGGAAGACGAGGCGCCCCCCGGCGTGCATCGTGGAGTCGAGCGTGGGCTTCATGCGGAAGATGATTCGCAGGGCCTCGATGCGCGGCTGCGCGCCTTCCTTCAGCTTGCCCTTGCCCACCGCCAGTCCGTTGCCCGCCGCGCGGGGCTCGTAATAGGTCCAGTAGATGAGGCGGCTGGTGGCGAAGTCCGGCGCGACCTCCACGTCCAGCAGGCCCCCCTGGTCCCTGCCGTCCACGGGGGGAAGGCCCGCGATGGGCGGCGACTTCGCGCCCTCGGGCGTGACGATGAAGAGGTTCCCCGTGGGCTTCTCCGTCACCAGCATCCGCCGGTCCGGCAGGAACGCGATGGCCCAGGGGTACTTGAAGCCGGACGCGATCTGCGTGACCTGGAAGCGCGTCTGCGACGTGACGGCCGGCGCGTTCGTCTGACCCGGGAACGCCGGAGGGAAGGGCGAGGCCGTGGCGGTGGTGATGGCGGTGGGAGGGACTCCGGGTTCGGAGGGGGGCGTCGCGTCCTGGGCTCGCGCCTCTCCCTCCGGGAGCAGGAGGATGACGCAGGTCAGGAGGGACGACAGGGCGCTCGGACGCATGGGCTCTCCTCGGTGCGGATGGGAGGTTTCGCCCAGGCAGCTAATCGCCCATGCACGTGCGTGCCGCCCCCGGTCCCGGGCGGTGTGCGCGCCTGGACAGGCGTGGACGGTGTCTCCGCCCCCGGGGGTGAGGCGGCGGTCACCAGTCGGCATCTCCCATGCCCCGCGCCGTCTGCCCGACAACGGGCCCGTCAGATGGCCGTCGGATGCACCTTCCACTTCACGATGTCGCGGCGGCGCCGCGGGGGTGTGTCAGCGGCTCACGGTGGGCTGGAGGAAGAGCAGGTAGTGGGCGGGCAGCTCGGGGTACTCGGAGACGATGGCATAGCCCGCGGCCGTGGCGGCCTCGACGAGGGGTTGGCGGAGGGCCCGCAGGTGAGACACCGCGATGCGTCCTCCCGGCGTGAGGGCGGGGCGCAGCCGGTTGAGATAGGTGACGCGGTCCTCGAAGAAGTGGTCCACCTCCGACAGCAGGATGAGGTCGTACGTGTTCGCCTCGAGGCCCGGGTCGTCCGGGGCGACCTTGCGCACCGTGACGTTCTTGCGCCCGAGCATCCGCGCTCGCAGCTGCTGGAGCGCCTCGTCGTCGACGTCGGTGGCGACGACCTGCCCCGTGGGGCCCACGGCCTCCGCGAGTCGCGGCACGAAGTAGCCCAGGCCCGCGCCCACGTCCGCGACGCGCTGGCCCGCCGTGAGCCCCAGGGCGGCGATGAACTTCGCCGGCTGGCGGGAAGCGTCGTACGCGGGGCTCTGGCCTTCCACGCCGCCGACGCCGTGGATGGGCGCGCTCGGCGCCGACGCGGGAGTCGGGGACCCGGCGCGGACGGGCTCGGGGACAGGCGCCTCCGTGCGCTCGGAGCGGCACGCGCCAGCCGTCATCGAGACGAGTCCGAAACACATCCACAACCGCCAACGAAGCCAGGCGCGAGCATCAGGGGAGGTCATTCCAGCCACCAGGGGCCTGCGAGGAGGAATCAGGCATCCAACCAGGGAAACCCAGAGGGGGCGACCTCTTTCCAGGAAGGGCAGGTTTACTGGGGGTCCGACGAAGCCGTAGTCTCGTCGGTGTCATCCAGCCCGGCACCCGGGTGTTCGCGGGTGCATCAGGATTCATCGTGAACCACTCCCTCGCACGTCTCTCCCTCTGCTGCTTGTTGTTCGCCCCGCTGCTCGCGTGTGACTCCGACGCCGAGGAGGAGACGCCTGGAGAAGGGAATGACAAGCCGATGACGGGGGTCTGGAATCGCTTTGGGAGTGAGTATGGCTATCAGACGGACGTGGCCTTCGGCGGCATCGAGGGACAATCGTCGGATCGGGTCTATATGTGCGAGCTGCCCGGCTCCCCGAGCGCGGGCCTCTACAAGGGCCGGCTCATCAGCCCTCGGATGATTCGCTGGGACCCGACCTACGGCCTGCCCGACTACGAGGTGGTGTTCGAGGGCTCGACCATGCGCTTCAGGCCGCAGAACGGCAGCAACACCTTCCTGGGCCAGTACCAGAAGGGGAGCTGGACGTCCGGGGCCTGTGACCACGCGCTGGAGAATGGCGTGCTGGTGGACAAGTCGGCCACGGCCTACGTCCTCTTCCAGAACGGGCCCGACTTCCGCATCAACAACGTCACCGTGGGCGGCGAGCCCCTTCCCATCCACGCCACCGAGACCTGCAGCGTCACGACGCTCATCCCACCCGGCACCGGCGACAACGGCACGCTGAACGTCACCATCAGCTACAGCGGGGTGGGCGTCGACGGGCCCTATAGCCGGACCCAGAACCACACGCTGTATCGCTCCGACTTCAAGCCCGGCTGCAACAAGCTGGTGGCCGAGGTGGGCTGCGGCGCGCTCGCCGTCTGCGTCGCCGTCGTCCCGTAATCCGCTCGCGTGTGACGAGGACACGGCGCGTGGCGCGGGCCGTGGCCCGGATTCTCGAAACCCGAGGGGCGCTCCGGCGCGGGTCGCGAGCAGCCGTCACGGCCTGGGAGCGCGGGTGGGCCGTGAATACACACAGTGCGGGCTCGTCCTCAGCGCATGCTCGAGACATTGCGAGGTTTTCTGGGGGTGGCCCTGGCCATCCTGGGGCCGGGCTCCGCCCTTGCGGGGGAGCCGGTCGAGGGGCCGCCGCCCATTCCGTTGATTGGGATTGATGACGCCGGCTCGAAGATCCTCCTCATCGACGCGTCGGGGACCCGTGTCCTGGCGGACTGCGAGCACACGGAGGAGCACCGGATGCTGGGGGGACCGGAGAAGGGCCAGGTCCGCCAGCGGACGGAGGGGTGCCGCTTCTGGTCGCTGGCGGTGCACCCTCCCACGGGCCGGTGGATGGTGGCGGCGGGGGTGCCGGGAGACGAGCAGTTCTCGCGGATGATCCGCTTCAGGCTCGGGGGCCGTGACATCGCCACGCCGAGGACGAAGGACGGCAGGCCCATGGGGGGCACACTGCTCGTCCTGGGAAACACGGAAGGCATCATGGGCTACACGCCCGGCGTGCTGGAGACGTGGAACACCGAAGAGCGACAGTTCGCCCAGGCGCCCCATCGGTTCACGGAGGACGGCTCACGCGTCCTCGTCGCCAACAGCAACAGCGCCATCAACGAGACCTGGAGCTGGAGCTTCTCGTCCACGCCGACGGGCGTCCGGGTGCTGCCGCGCGGCGTGACGGACTCGGCGGGGCTTCACTACGTCCCGGGCGAGCACCGTGTCCTGACGCGACATCCGCGCGGCGGGCTGCGCCTGGCGACGATGGAGCGCTCCGCGACGAAGCCCTGGAAGGTGGGGCCCGCGCTGCGACAGTCGCGGCGTGGCGTGGTGACCCCCTTCGTCCTGGGTGACACGCTCGTCTACTACCAGGAGGGGCTCGGCGCGGACGGGCGCTGTGACGAGGACGTGGCCGGCTCCTATCGGCGGGTCGACCTGAAGACGGGCGAGGAGCGGACCTGGCGCCGCCAGGAGGCGTGGTGTTCGAACGACCTCCTCGCCGCGAACCAGTCCCGGCGGACCGTGTACTTCATCGAGGGGCTCGTCGCCTGGAAGATGGACCCGCATCTGTATGTGTATTCCCTCGACGACGACGC
It contains:
- a CDS encoding PQQ-dependent sugar dehydrogenase, which encodes MRPSALSSLLTCVILLLPEGEARAQDATPPSEPGVPPTAITTATASPFPPAFPGQTNAPAVTSQTRFQVTQIASGFKYPWAIAFLPDRRMLVTEKPTGNLFIVTPEGAKSPPIAGLPPVDGRDQGGLLDVEVAPDFATSRLIYWTYYEPRAAGNGLAVGKGKLKEGAQPRIEALRIIFRMKPTLDSTMHAGGRLVFHPDGTLFVTLGERSILPGRVQARQLSSHFGKTVRINPDGTVPADNPFVGRVGARPEIYSRGHRNILSAALDGQNRLWEVEMGPLGGDELNLVESGKDYGWPTIGYGREYSGAPIHDSAQGPGMEQPVYFWDPVIAPSGMAIYSGKLFPEWKGNFFIGALAGHALVRLVMKNDRVQGEERLKPAGNARIREVVEGPEGALYLLTDEPNGRLLKMTPR
- a CDS encoding class I SAM-dependent methyltransferase, whose translation is MCFGLVSMTAGACRSERTEAPVPEPVRAGSPTPASAPSAPIHGVGGVEGQSPAYDASRQPAKFIAALGLTAGQRVADVGAGLGYFVPRLAEAVGPTGQVVATDVDDEALQQLRARMLGRKNVTVRKVAPDDPGLEANTYDLILLSEVDHFFEDRVTYLNRLRPALTPGGRIAVSHLRALRQPLVEAATAAGYAIVSEYPELPAHYLLFLQPTVSR